The DNA window TCAAGACTCTTCCCCAAGCATAAACTTAGCAGCCGCCCTCGTAATCTTCTTGACAAcctcaagctcctcctcatTCCTGGGAGCGTAGACCATAACATCTCCCAAGTACAGAATAGTACCGCCCAGAGGATGTCGTTGGCCCCAGCCCTTCTCCAACACCAACTTGGCATCCCGAGGCGCCAAGTTGAGATGCATCGAGCCGTCGCTGCCATGCATATGTCCGATTTCTCTATACATACTCTTCGCAACGGGGTGAGTTGGGTTCTCTGACGCTACAAAGAGAGCTTGACCGTGTCGCTCGACGACAGATGTTGCGATTTTCAGCTTGGACGGTGATTTTGACGCGAGTGAGGAGAGGAAGGATTGATAGCGCTATAATCGTCAGATGACCTCTTGTATATAGTTTGATTGCATGGCATACATCAATTATGTCCTTACTCGCCAGATCCG is part of the Fusarium poae strain DAOMC 252244 chromosome 4, whole genome shotgun sequence genome and encodes:
- a CDS encoding hypothetical protein (TransMembrane:1 (o20-40i)) — protein: MTTQLTTLTKFFRDLPPRNQLIVVAVASAALGIPVLRIAVEDYRGYIALGPGGPPHNVVGWFGQILLKPFKKEPFHTSCYDEKSFRKAGPNGNVAFLKEEDVPVREAPRPTIGSWTAPSRQLTDLASKDIIDRYQSFLSSLASKSPSKLKIATSVVERHGQALFVASENPTHPVAKSMYREIGHMHGSDGSMHLNLAPRDAKLVLEKGWGQRHPLGGTILYLGDVMVYAPRNEEELEVVKKITRAAAKFMLGEES